A DNA window from Candidatus Protochlamydia naegleriophila contains the following coding sequences:
- the mazG gene encoding nucleoside triphosphate pyrophosphohydrolase codes for MDDFKKLVTIIERLLAPDGCPWDREQTLHSMRSSLIEETYEVVEAIDLDDAEKMKEELGDLCFNVAFLSKLAEKEGRFSLQDVLQEIAEKLIRRHPHIFAEAKIGTADEVLKQWEAIKRKEKGENSVKSALDGIPKDLPSLARAQKVIKRFQKAGFEWQEASIPSQSEDVFAQDLLDLIKRGVQNGLDAETALRKTLSQIEQQFRVWESTQE; via the coding sequence ATGGATGATTTTAAAAAGTTGGTTACAATCATCGAACGATTACTTGCACCCGATGGGTGCCCGTGGGATCGAGAGCAGACTCTTCACTCGATGCGCAGTTCTTTAATCGAGGAAACATATGAGGTTGTCGAGGCTATCGACTTAGACGATGCCGAAAAGATGAAAGAGGAATTGGGCGATCTTTGCTTTAATGTGGCTTTTTTAAGCAAACTTGCTGAAAAAGAGGGGCGCTTTTCTCTTCAAGATGTCTTGCAAGAAATTGCGGAAAAACTGATTAGGCGTCATCCTCATATCTTTGCCGAAGCCAAAATAGGAACAGCTGACGAGGTTCTAAAGCAGTGGGAAGCAATTAAAAGAAAAGAAAAAGGGGAGAATTCTGTTAAGAGTGCTTTAGATGGAATTCCCAAAGACCTGCCTTCTTTGGCTCGTGCTCAAAAAGTGATTAAACGATTTCAAAAGGCAGGCTTTGAATGGCAAGAAGCCTCAATACCGTCTCAAAGCGAAGATGTCTTTGCGCAAGACTTGCTCGATTTGATTAAACGAGGTGTTCAAAATGGATTAGATGCAGAAACTGCCTTGCGCAAGACTCTTTCTCAAATCGAACAGCAATTTCGCGTTTGGGAAAGCACTCAGGAATAA
- a CDS encoding NUDIX hydrolase, translating into MIKQFTASVYILDNQKVLLIKHPKLNKWLPPGGHVEDNETPVEAARREVKEETGLDIDFLPQENVWVNCWNARSFERPYLCLLEEIPPYKDQPAHQHMDLVYVAKPASEQVSHNFQIFPHHWFTRSDLEQLKPDFDIFNETLQVINHLLDTFCIKTTPPSLISASART; encoded by the coding sequence ATGATTAAACAGTTTACAGCAAGCGTTTATATTCTCGATAATCAAAAAGTTCTACTGATCAAGCATCCCAAACTCAACAAGTGGCTGCCTCCAGGAGGTCATGTAGAAGACAATGAAACGCCTGTTGAGGCGGCGAGAAGGGAAGTTAAAGAAGAGACAGGCTTAGATATCGACTTTCTACCCCAAGAAAATGTATGGGTAAACTGCTGGAATGCACGCAGCTTTGAGCGCCCCTACCTCTGCTTGCTAGAAGAGATTCCTCCCTATAAAGACCAACCAGCCCATCAACACATGGATCTTGTTTACGTGGCCAAACCAGCCTCAGAACAAGTTTCACATAACTTCCAGATATTCCCCCACCACTGGTTTACTCGTTCCGATTTAGAACAGCTTAAGCCAGATTTTGATATCTTCAATGAGACTCTGCAAGTCATCAATCATTTGTTGGATACTTTTTGCATAAAAACAACGCCACCCAGCTTGATTTCGGCATCTGCAAGAACATGA
- the waaC gene encoding lipopolysaccharide heptosyltransferase I produces the protein MKILIIKTSSLGDIIHAFPVLQYLRRLYPHAQIDWLIEQSFGELVQAHPDLNHAIPVQIKKWRSNIWKKECWQEIRALLQRIRQCRYDLVLDLQGNIKSGLLTALANGLRKVGFGWRSVPEWPNTFLTHERYDPPCGRNIREDYLFLAQSALGEAINDVSGVALQVDSKQALKLEKLMQVDSLKGGPRIMVCPGSNWDNKQLSLEILQAFLEQISKKLDGRFLFVWGTPKEKEMVEKLQENFPDSSLIMDRFPLPVLQSLMSKTQLVIAMDSLPLHLAGTTPTPTYSIFGASLAHKYKPLGNLHHAFQGSCPYGKSFEKRCPILRTCSTGNCVKQIDANVLFDHFFTWWKSLTF, from the coding sequence ATGAAGATTTTAATTATTAAAACCTCATCGCTTGGAGATATCATACATGCCTTTCCTGTTCTGCAATACCTGCGCCGGCTTTATCCCCATGCACAAATTGATTGGCTGATTGAACAATCCTTCGGCGAACTCGTACAAGCGCACCCCGATTTAAATCATGCTATTCCTGTTCAAATTAAAAAATGGCGTTCGAATATTTGGAAAAAAGAATGCTGGCAAGAGATTCGAGCACTGCTTCAAAGGATACGCCAGTGTCGCTACGATCTTGTTTTGGATTTGCAAGGAAACATTAAGTCTGGTCTTTTAACAGCCCTGGCAAATGGTTTGAGAAAGGTGGGGTTTGGCTGGCGATCGGTCCCTGAGTGGCCGAATACTTTCTTGACGCATGAACGTTATGATCCGCCATGTGGACGTAACATCCGCGAAGATTATCTCTTTTTGGCTCAAAGCGCTTTGGGGGAGGCTATAAATGATGTGAGTGGAGTGGCCTTACAGGTGGACTCAAAACAGGCTTTGAAACTTGAAAAACTGATGCAGGTTGATTCTCTGAAAGGAGGTCCGCGTATTATGGTGTGTCCTGGATCTAATTGGGACAATAAGCAATTGAGTTTAGAAATACTTCAAGCCTTTTTGGAGCAGATTTCAAAAAAATTAGATGGACGTTTTCTGTTTGTTTGGGGAACCCCAAAAGAAAAAGAGATGGTGGAGAAGCTGCAAGAAAACTTCCCAGATTCTAGTCTTATCATGGACCGCTTTCCTTTGCCTGTTTTGCAAAGCTTGATGTCTAAAACGCAGCTTGTGATTGCAATGGATTCCCTTCCTTTGCATCTTGCGGGAACGACTCCGACTCCGACTTATAGCATATTTGGAGCCTCTTTAGCTCATAAATATAAACCCCTTGGAAATTTGCATCATGCCTTTCAAGGCAGCTGTCCATATGGAAAAAGCTTTGAAAAGCGGTGTCCTATTTTGAGAACCTGTTCGACAGGCAATTGTGTGAAGCAAATAGATGCAAATGTTCTTTTTGATCACTTTTTTACATGGTGGAAGTCGCTTACTTTCTAG
- a CDS encoding RluA family pseudouridine synthase has translation MLEWVVSPQESGSKLISFLSRHLGDTYSSRYLKRAIEGNCCRINRRVERFASTLLGTGDLVSLVLEPSLVSFPYRVEPTRILFEDEDLLAYDKPAGVSCDEEGMIALFKPSHPSIRLIHRLDRQTTGVLLLAKNALAFDSLVKQFKQLLVHKSYLALVDGVMPKSQGVIENYLGKKRTYAGQAIWGEVKPVNGLYACTEWKCLKKGKTASCIQCLPKTGRTHQIRVHLSEMGHPILGDYQYGKRFECPYKAKRYLLHAEEIEFVHPRTNVRIRLKALLPDDFLMAQKELFNS, from the coding sequence GTGTTAGAATGGGTCGTCTCTCCACAAGAATCTGGATCTAAATTGATTTCTTTTTTAAGCCGCCATTTAGGCGATACCTACTCTTCGCGTTATTTAAAAAGAGCCATCGAGGGTAATTGCTGCCGAATCAATAGGCGTGTGGAACGCTTTGCTTCCACTCTTTTGGGAACAGGAGATCTAGTCTCACTCGTCCTTGAGCCCTCGCTCGTTTCATTTCCTTACCGCGTTGAACCGACGCGCATTCTATTTGAAGATGAGGACTTACTTGCTTACGATAAACCGGCTGGTGTGTCGTGTGATGAGGAGGGGATGATCGCTCTTTTTAAACCATCTCATCCCTCCATCCGGTTAATCCACCGCCTCGATCGCCAAACAACGGGTGTTCTCTTGCTGGCTAAAAATGCTCTGGCTTTTGACAGCCTTGTAAAGCAATTCAAGCAATTGCTTGTACATAAAAGCTATCTGGCTCTAGTCGACGGAGTTATGCCAAAAAGTCAGGGTGTGATTGAAAACTACCTTGGTAAGAAACGAACGTATGCTGGACAAGCCATTTGGGGCGAGGTAAAACCAGTCAATGGCTTATATGCTTGCACTGAATGGAAGTGTTTAAAAAAAGGAAAAACAGCCTCATGCATCCAGTGTTTGCCAAAAACTGGACGCACGCATCAAATTAGGGTGCATCTTTCAGAAATGGGACACCCGATTCTTGGTGACTATCAATATGGCAAGCGATTTGAATGTCCTTATAAGGCTAAGCGTTATTTGCTGCATGCCGAAGAAATTGAATTTGTTCATCCTCGAACGAATGTCCGCATACGCTTAAAAGCTCTTTTGCCAGATGATTTTTTAATGGCTCAGAAGGAATTATTTAACTCGTAA
- the pheS gene encoding phenylalanine--tRNA ligase subunit alpha, with amino-acid sequence MQQSINEIRQQFIQDLEQVHTSSELELVKVKFLGKKGPLQNLMKGLKDVEPDQRPVVGKFINDLKEFMTASCEQLESKLIAEEEQQQLSHEALDVTLPGRQQFVGRKHPLTQAMDQIIHILAGMGFSVQYGPDIDTDYYNFEVLNFPPEHPARDMQDTFYVSPHVLLRTHTSNIQARAMEVNKPPIRIIAPGKVYRNETITARSHVFFHQVEAVYIDKQVSFADLLATMDEFLKKLFKQSIETRYRPSYFPFVEPGMEVDISCLVCNGKGCQLCKHSGWVEVAGAGMIHPEVLRNGGIDPEQYSGFAWGMGLERLVMMLRGISDIRLFTENDLRFLKQFTAL; translated from the coding sequence GTGCAGCAGTCTATCAATGAAATTCGCCAACAATTTATTCAAGACCTAGAACAAGTTCATACTTCATCAGAATTAGAGCTCGTTAAAGTTAAATTTCTAGGTAAAAAAGGACCCTTGCAGAACTTAATGAAAGGGCTAAAAGATGTTGAGCCAGATCAAAGGCCTGTAGTTGGTAAATTTATCAACGATTTAAAAGAGTTCATGACAGCTTCTTGTGAGCAGCTCGAGTCTAAATTGATTGCAGAAGAAGAGCAGCAGCAGTTGTCTCATGAAGCTTTAGATGTCACGCTGCCGGGTCGTCAGCAATTCGTTGGACGAAAGCACCCATTAACTCAGGCCATGGATCAGATCATCCACATTTTGGCTGGAATGGGATTTTCCGTTCAATACGGTCCAGACATTGACACCGATTACTATAATTTTGAAGTACTCAACTTTCCCCCTGAGCATCCAGCTCGAGATATGCAAGATACTTTTTACGTTTCTCCTCACGTGTTATTGCGCACGCACACCTCGAATATCCAAGCGCGTGCAATGGAGGTTAATAAGCCTCCCATCCGCATCATTGCTCCTGGAAAAGTTTACCGCAATGAAACCATAACGGCTCGATCACATGTTTTTTTCCATCAGGTCGAGGCAGTCTACATTGATAAGCAGGTTTCTTTTGCCGATTTATTGGCAACGATGGATGAATTTCTCAAGAAGCTGTTTAAGCAAAGCATTGAAACGCGTTACCGTCCAAGCTATTTTCCCTTTGTCGAGCCAGGTATGGAAGTGGACATCAGCTGTTTGGTTTGTAATGGAAAAGGGTGCCAGTTGTGCAAGCATTCTGGATGGGTTGAGGTTGCGGGAGCCGGCATGATTCATCCCGAAGTCTTGCGAAATGGCGGCATTGATCCTGAACAATACTCAGGTTTTGCTTGGGGAATGGGGCTAGAGCGTTTAGTGATGATGCTTCGAGGAATTTCAGATATCCGCCTATTTACAGAAAATGACTTGCGTTTTTTAAAGCAATTTACAGCCTTATAA
- the rplT gene encoding 50S ribosomal protein L20 — protein MVRATNAVASHRRKKRLYKLAKGFVGDRKNHLRLTSGAVMRAMAYNYAHRKQKKRDFRSLWIMRLNAAARINGISYSKFIYGLKIARCELDRKVLADMAIRDPSSFAAIVGCAKEALA, from the coding sequence ATGGTTAGAGCAACCAATGCTGTAGCTTCTCATCGTCGCAAGAAGAGATTATACAAGTTAGCCAAAGGTTTTGTCGGAGACCGAAAAAACCATTTGCGCTTAACGAGTGGTGCAGTCATGCGCGCGATGGCGTACAATTATGCGCATCGCAAACAGAAGAAGCGCGATTTTCGTAGTTTATGGATTATGCGTCTTAATGCAGCTGCCAGAATTAATGGAATTTCCTATAGTAAGTTTATCTATGGGTTAAAAATAGCGCGATGCGAACTCGATAGAAAAGTTCTTGCCGATATGGCAATCCGTGATCCAAGCAGTTTTGCTGCGATTGTTGGATGTGCAAAAGAAGCTTTAGCTTAA
- the rpmI gene encoding 50S ribosomal protein L35, producing the protein MPKMKTRKAVASKFRVTATGKLKASRPGRRHKLTGKTPKRKRQLRQPGLVDDGHLKTYKRLMCL; encoded by the coding sequence GTGCCTAAAATGAAAACCCGCAAAGCCGTTGCATCTAAGTTTCGCGTAACGGCAACAGGCAAGCTTAAGGCTAGTCGTCCGGGCAGACGCCATAAATTGACCGGTAAAACGCCTAAGCGCAAACGTCAGTTACGCCAACCAGGTCTTGTAGATGATGGTCATCTAAAGACATATAAGCGTCTGATGTGCTTATAA
- the infC gene encoding translation initiation factor IF-3: MKVNREIRAPKVRVIGASGEQVGIIALYEALAMAEEQGLDLVEIVPGSSPPVCKVMNFGKFRYDQSKREKENKKAQHQIKVKEIKLKPNIDVHDLETKTRHARDFLASGNKVKVTCTFRGREMMHPEIGEKIVREMCQELEDVSTPESPPKMMGRMLLVVLAPGSKKKKEGAKQSSTTEEPSID, encoded by the coding sequence TTGAAAGTTAATAGAGAAATACGCGCTCCAAAAGTTCGAGTCATTGGCGCCTCAGGCGAACAAGTGGGCATTATTGCCCTTTATGAAGCCTTAGCCATGGCTGAAGAGCAGGGATTAGACCTAGTTGAAATTGTTCCAGGGTCCAGCCCTCCCGTTTGTAAAGTCATGAATTTTGGAAAATTCCGTTATGATCAAAGCAAGCGAGAGAAAGAAAATAAAAAGGCACAGCATCAGATTAAGGTAAAAGAAATTAAACTTAAGCCTAATATTGATGTTCATGATCTTGAAACGAAAACAAGACACGCCCGAGATTTCTTAGCAAGTGGCAATAAAGTTAAGGTCACTTGTACATTTCGTGGGCGAGAGATGATGCACCCAGAGATCGGAGAAAAAATTGTCCGGGAGATGTGTCAGGAGTTAGAAGATGTTTCAACACCTGAATCGCCTCCAAAGATGATGGGTCGCATGTTGCTTGTTGTTTTAGCGCCTGGATCGAAAAAGAAAAAAGAGGGAGCCAAGCAGAGTAGTACGACTGAAGAGCCGTCTATCGACTAG
- a CDS encoding His/Gly/Thr/Pro-type tRNA ligase C-terminal domain-containing protein, whose product MPFLHSSSDLKIKRRSAAELLGFTVAKLFPQAYLVGGGLISYGFYYDFIFEQVVDEGMLSLIEVNLRTLIKDACPVQALSIMRENAQSLFEHHHQPFLAELAGDSEQNIIELMQLDQFYGVCPAPMIGSTDEIGSVKLLDVSTRQQEIEGESFAVTRICGTSFFYAKELKQFLKLYEVYFKRKDHRKFGVDLNLFSYSQSLSEIECLWHPKGTLVTDLLQEWLENELSKRERVEKVGTPLVVRHERMKAFPCALEPFEYKLDLYGVSPSRLLQSIRLFEALKVSLEELPVRHFEWAPIYQRKESALTEGLLDSVCQLVDQTTVFCLREQLSQEFISSLQFIEQIIRIFGFEAHWYFVASRQKTLKFRQERQTLNWMRQAVQGQSLLYPLQEELLEDDNLEGPRLELKLADGMGREWAGPALTIVTHGIDTDKGSVKAGESPKTLPAILVRQILGPLERMIALLVEQGEGIFPFWLAPEQVRILAIGEVSHSYVREIEARCKEQGLRVKVDLRTTKLGEKIHTAEKEKIPYLFIVGDQEVKRKIVTVRSIQRPGKSESVKLEEFLDQIHQECRRPTVVGC is encoded by the coding sequence ATGCCTTTTCTTCATTCATCATCCGATTTAAAAATTAAAAGACGTTCAGCGGCTGAGCTGCTGGGGTTTACCGTTGCTAAGTTGTTCCCGCAAGCCTACTTGGTTGGTGGGGGGCTCATCTCTTATGGGTTTTATTACGATTTTATTTTCGAGCAGGTTGTCGATGAAGGAATGTTATCCTTAATCGAGGTTAATTTGCGTACTTTGATAAAAGACGCTTGCCCGGTTCAGGCATTGAGCATTATGCGTGAGAATGCCCAATCGCTGTTCGAGCATCACCATCAACCTTTTTTGGCTGAATTGGCGGGGGATAGCGAGCAGAATATCATCGAACTTATGCAGCTCGATCAGTTTTATGGTGTCTGTCCAGCTCCAATGATTGGTTCGACCGATGAAATCGGCAGTGTTAAGTTGTTGGATGTGTCGACAAGGCAGCAAGAAATTGAGGGTGAATCTTTTGCCGTCACCCGTATTTGTGGAACCTCGTTTTTTTATGCTAAGGAGTTGAAGCAATTCTTAAAGCTTTACGAAGTTTATTTTAAAAGAAAAGATCATCGCAAGTTTGGGGTCGATCTTAATTTATTTAGTTATTCGCAGAGTTTGAGTGAAATTGAGTGTCTATGGCATCCCAAGGGTACTTTAGTTACAGATCTTCTACAAGAATGGTTAGAGAACGAGCTTTCCAAAAGAGAGAGGGTTGAAAAGGTTGGCACGCCTTTGGTTGTCCGTCATGAACGGATGAAGGCTTTTCCTTGTGCTTTAGAGCCCTTTGAGTATAAGCTAGATTTGTATGGGGTTAGTCCTTCTCGTCTTCTGCAGAGTATTCGCTTGTTTGAGGCGCTTAAGGTTAGTTTAGAAGAATTGCCGGTGCGGCATTTTGAATGGGCGCCGATTTATCAAAGAAAGGAATCTGCTTTAACAGAGGGACTTTTAGATTCGGTTTGTCAGCTGGTTGACCAAACGACAGTTTTTTGTTTAAGAGAACAACTTTCTCAAGAATTCATTTCTTCCTTGCAATTCATTGAACAAATCATTAGAATCTTTGGTTTTGAGGCTCATTGGTATTTCGTTGCTTCGAGGCAAAAAACTCTTAAGTTTAGGCAAGAGAGGCAAACGCTTAACTGGATGAGGCAAGCCGTTCAAGGTCAATCTCTTCTTTATCCTCTTCAAGAAGAGCTTTTGGAAGATGATAATCTCGAAGGTCCTCGTTTGGAATTGAAATTGGCCGATGGAATGGGGCGTGAATGGGCTGGTCCTGCTTTAACAATCGTCACCCATGGGATAGATACTGACAAGGGTAGCGTAAAGGCGGGGGAAAGTCCAAAAACATTGCCAGCTATTCTCGTTAGGCAGATTTTGGGGCCGCTAGAACGCATGATCGCTTTGTTGGTCGAGCAAGGAGAAGGAATCTTTCCTTTTTGGTTAGCACCTGAACAAGTAAGGATCCTAGCGATAGGAGAGGTTAGCCACTCCTATGTAAGAGAAATTGAAGCTCGTTGCAAAGAGCAAGGCTTACGTGTTAAGGTGGATCTTCGAACGACAAAGCTGGGCGAAAAAATTCATACAGCTGAAAAAGAAAAAATCCCTTATCTCTTCATTGTAGGAGATCAGGAAGTGAAGCGAAAAATTGTGACTGTTCGGTCAATTCAGCGGCCGGGAAAAAGTGAATCAGTAAAATTGGAAGAATTTTTAGATCAAATTCACCAAGAATGCAGGCGTCCAACTGTTGTTGGATGTTAA
- the uvrC gene encoding excinuclease ABC subunit UvrC, with amino-acid sequence MSYDPKKIDLFPTLPGVYLMKDEQGDVLYVGKAKNLRQRVKQYFVPGRDGRLMIPFLVAKIILIETIVVTSEKEALLLESNLIKQYKPRYNALLKDDKSYIALKIAHKDEWPTVRLVRYKGSPEPDGLYFGPYTSAQAARQTLDLLNRLFPLRQCSDQEFARRVRPCLLYQMKRCAGPCGSQCTKDDYNQHLDRTIKFLRGQNKEVLKDLHDEMRRYVQELEFERADQILKTIRYIEKTIESQYVDRPLGHDADAVGLFRHGDDVVLTLLLFRGGRLVGTRHFEFNHIAEEDHELLASFLLQHYDGRGEIPPDILLPVKMSDEQPVEDILSSRRGNKVTLHVPQRGEKKVLLEMAYTNAEALFKTQKDEVTLREKTLLEMQERFSLTNYPTRIECFDNSNIAGAEPVSSMVAFTNGLKDSKRYRTYRLKIGSKPDDYAAMQEVLMRRYRRAKEENDLPDLVVVDGGKGQLNVALKVFEELNVTGVDIIGLAKEQGRHDKGMTAEQVFLPEQKDPIVLKSNSPVLFLLQKIRDEAHRVAISFHRKRRSKTTLRSALDDIPGIGPARRKALLTHFGSLKKVELASDEELKGVKGISMANIAAIKAFFQGRKE; translated from the coding sequence ATGTCCTACGATCCTAAAAAAATCGATCTATTTCCCACCCTGCCTGGAGTTTATTTAATGAAGGATGAGCAAGGTGATGTTTTATATGTGGGAAAGGCAAAAAATCTACGCCAAAGGGTAAAACAGTATTTTGTGCCAGGCCGCGATGGCAGGTTGATGATACCTTTTTTAGTTGCTAAAATCATTCTGATAGAAACAATCGTTGTAACCTCTGAAAAAGAAGCGTTGCTCTTAGAAAGTAATCTTATCAAACAGTATAAGCCGCGCTATAATGCGCTGCTCAAAGATGATAAAAGCTATATTGCTCTTAAAATTGCGCATAAGGATGAATGGCCGACTGTCCGGCTTGTCCGCTATAAGGGATCGCCTGAGCCGGATGGGTTATACTTTGGGCCTTATACCAGCGCTCAAGCAGCCCGCCAAACGCTCGACTTATTGAATCGACTCTTTCCTTTGCGGCAATGTTCCGATCAGGAGTTTGCCCGCCGTGTTCGCCCATGCCTTCTTTATCAAATGAAGCGGTGCGCGGGCCCTTGTGGATCCCAATGCACCAAAGATGACTACAACCAGCACTTAGATCGAACGATCAAATTCTTGCGTGGACAAAATAAAGAAGTTTTAAAAGATCTGCACGATGAAATGCGGCGCTATGTGCAAGAGCTTGAATTTGAAAGAGCAGATCAGATTTTAAAAACGATTCGCTATATTGAAAAAACGATTGAAAGTCAGTATGTTGATCGGCCCTTGGGCCACGATGCCGATGCGGTTGGTTTGTTTCGCCACGGGGACGATGTGGTGCTGACACTCTTGCTTTTCCGGGGCGGTCGATTGGTCGGTACTCGCCACTTTGAGTTTAATCATATTGCCGAAGAGGATCATGAATTGTTGGCCTCTTTTCTTTTGCAGCACTACGACGGCAGGGGTGAAATTCCGCCAGACATTTTACTGCCCGTTAAAATGAGTGATGAGCAGCCCGTTGAAGACATTCTTTCTTCGAGGCGTGGAAATAAAGTGACTCTACATGTTCCTCAGCGCGGTGAAAAGAAGGTTCTGTTAGAGATGGCCTATACAAATGCTGAGGCTTTGTTTAAAACGCAAAAAGATGAGGTGACTTTGCGGGAAAAGACCTTGTTGGAAATGCAAGAGCGCTTTTCGCTGACTAACTATCCAACCCGGATTGAGTGCTTTGATAATTCTAATATTGCAGGGGCAGAGCCAGTTTCTTCCATGGTAGCATTTACAAATGGCCTGAAAGATAGTAAGCGCTATCGCACCTATCGATTGAAAATTGGGAGCAAGCCTGATGACTATGCTGCCATGCAGGAAGTGCTCATGCGCCGCTATAGAAGGGCAAAAGAAGAGAATGATTTGCCTGACCTCGTCGTCGTCGATGGGGGTAAAGGGCAATTGAACGTAGCTCTTAAGGTGTTTGAAGAGCTGAATGTAACTGGAGTCGACATCATTGGGCTTGCTAAAGAGCAAGGTCGGCACGATAAAGGCATGACTGCCGAGCAGGTATTTCTGCCTGAGCAGAAAGATCCGATTGTTTTGAAGTCGAATTCTCCCGTTTTGTTCTTATTGCAAAAAATTCGGGATGAAGCTCATCGGGTTGCGATTTCTTTCCACCGCAAGCGTCGCTCAAAAACGACGCTCCGCAGTGCTTTGGATGATATTCCTGGAATTGGACCGGCCAGACGTAAGGCTTTGCTGACCCATTTTGGGAGTTTGAAAAAAGTGGAGCTTGCGAGTGATGAGGAGCTTAAAGGGGTAAAGGGGATTTCAATGGCTAATATTGCTGCCATCAAGGCCTTTTTTCAGGGAAGAAAAGAGTAG